A single window of Polaribacter sp. SA4-10 DNA harbors:
- a CDS encoding PspC domain-containing protein, with protein MNKTININLGGFFFHIDEIAYQKLKRYLESISRSLSDDPQGKNEIIADIEARISELLSEKITDARQVVNEGDIDEIIKIMGQPEDYAGAEEPYNESSYSYKRNSTSGKKLFRDGDDKFLGGVASGIGHYFNIDVIWVRLAFIILLFSGVSPLIYIILWVLLPEAKTTAEKLQMEGEPVNIDNIEKKIREEFSNVSENVRTVANQASEKIKGGASEFSEKISQTFSKGKTKKNNGLEDFLNTIGSIILVFFKVIGKFIGIILVFVAAAVILSLIIGGFSIGSLEWLNVDGEFLQYPPFFYDSVLPKWLLTLFSFTLIGIPFLILLVLGLRILSSNVKQFTKATSLTLLGIWIVALLGLIFTGIEFGTSHANYGKSIEKSTITLSQNDTITLKMVNDDTIYYQHNLRRSSHKQEIEIGDHKKVYTNNVKVDVKKSNSDDTYFVIQKESRGKSKGKANKNAQQIEYTYEIIDNTIVLDAFFLSAYKNMWKDEEIKVTFYLPENRTVYFDNSIKNFLYHVDNKGDIYDKDMANHHFKMTDKTLKCTDCIEDDFDEDEIGKETI; from the coding sequence ATGAATAAGACAATAAACATAAATTTAGGCGGATTTTTCTTCCATATAGATGAAATTGCCTATCAGAAACTAAAAAGGTATCTAGAATCTATTTCTAGATCATTAAGTGATGATCCTCAAGGAAAAAACGAAATCATTGCAGACATTGAAGCACGTATTAGTGAACTTTTATCAGAAAAAATTACAGATGCTAGACAAGTTGTAAATGAAGGTGATATTGATGAAATCATCAAAATTATGGGGCAACCAGAAGATTATGCAGGAGCAGAAGAACCTTATAATGAATCTAGCTATTCTTACAAAAGAAATAGTACTTCTGGAAAAAAATTATTTAGAGATGGTGATGATAAATTTTTAGGTGGTGTTGCATCTGGAATTGGACATTATTTTAACATCGATGTAATTTGGGTACGTTTAGCTTTTATCATTTTACTATTTAGTGGGGTTTCTCCATTAATATATATTATTCTTTGGGTTTTGCTTCCTGAGGCAAAAACAACTGCCGAGAAATTACAAATGGAAGGAGAACCTGTAAATATTGATAATATTGAAAAGAAAATTCGTGAAGAGTTTAGCAATGTATCAGAAAATGTAAGAACCGTTGCCAACCAAGCATCAGAAAAAATAAAAGGTGGCGCTAGTGAGTTTTCAGAAAAAATAAGTCAGACTTTTAGCAAGGGAAAGACAAAAAAAAATAACGGCTTAGAAGATTTTCTAAACACTATAGGTAGTATTATTCTTGTCTTCTTTAAAGTGATTGGAAAATTTATCGGAATAATTTTAGTCTTTGTTGCAGCAGCAGTTATTTTATCTCTAATTATTGGAGGGTTTTCTATAGGAAGTTTAGAATGGTTAAATGTTGATGGAGAGTTTTTACAATATCCACCATTTTTCTATGATTCAGTTTTACCAAAATGGCTATTAACATTGTTTAGTTTCACATTAATAGGAATTCCGTTTTTAATCTTACTTGTATTAGGTTTAAGAATACTTTCTAGCAATGTTAAACAATTTACAAAAGCCACTTCATTAACACTTTTAGGAATTTGGATTGTTGCTTTATTAGGATTAATTTTTACAGGTATAGAGTTTGGAACATCTCATGCTAATTATGGTAAATCTATAGAAAAAAGTACAATAACACTTTCTCAAAATGATACGATTACCTTAAAAATGGTAAATGATGATACCATTTATTATCAACATAACTTAAGAAGAAGCTCTCACAAACAAGAGATTGAAATTGGAGACCATAAAAAAGTCTATACAAACAACGTAAAAGTTGATGTAAAGAAGAGTAATTCTGATGATACTTATTTTGTAATTCAGAAAGAATCTCGTGGAAAAAGCAAAGGAAAAGCGAACAAAAATGCACAACAAATTGAGTATACATATGAAATTATTGACAATACAATTGTTTTAGATGCTTTCTTTTTATCAGCATATAAAAATATGTGGAAAGATGAAGAGATTAAAGTCACTTTTTATCTTCCAGAAAACAGAACAGTATACTTTGATAATTCGATAAAAAACTTCCTATATCATGTAGATAACAAAGGAGATATTTATGATAAAGACATGGCAAATCATCATTTTAAAATGACAGATAAAACCCTGAAATGCACAGATTGTATAGAAGATGATTTTGATGAAGATGAAATTGGTAAAGAAACAATTTAA
- a CDS encoding head GIN domain-containing protein, giving the protein MKNSITKLIAILFITTIFSSCAVDMFNKVTGNRNVISQDRKATDNFTGVKISTGLDLYISQGSKNTITVEADENLHDIIITEVENGILKIYSEKGIWKAKSRKIYVTVKTLTSLKATSGSDIYGQDIIKTAEISISATSGADIRVSIDAQSIETSATSGAGIRISGIAVNHASSATSGSSIDAYELKSRNAIAKATSGADINIYASERLEAKATSGGDIDFMGNPKEINKKSNSGGSVSAK; this is encoded by the coding sequence ATGAAAAATTCAATTACAAAACTAATAGCAATTCTATTTATAACAACAATTTTCAGCTCTTGTGCTGTAGATATGTTTAACAAAGTAACAGGTAACAGAAACGTAATAAGTCAAGATAGAAAAGCAACAGATAATTTTACTGGTGTAAAGATAAGTACAGGTTTAGACTTGTATATAAGTCAGGGTTCTAAAAACACAATTACGGTAGAAGCTGATGAAAACTTACACGATATTATTATTACTGAAGTTGAAAATGGGATTTTAAAAATTTATTCGGAAAAAGGTATTTGGAAAGCAAAATCTAGAAAAATTTATGTAACCGTAAAAACACTAACGTCTTTAAAAGCTACAAGTGGAAGTGATATTTATGGACAGGATATTATTAAAACAGCTGAAATTTCTATTAGCGCAACAAGTGGTGCAGATATTAGAGTTTCTATAGATGCGCAAAGTATTGAAACAAGTGCTACAAGTGGTGCTGGTATAAGAATTTCTGGAATTGCAGTAAATCATGCTTCAAGTGCAACAAGTGGTAGTTCTATTGATGCTTATGAATTAAAAAGTAGAAATGCAATTGCAAAAGCTACAAGTGGTGCAGATATAAACATTTATGCTTCAGAAAGACTTGAAGCTAAAGCTACAAGTGGTGGAGATATCGATTTTATGGGAAACCCGAAAGAAATTAATAAGAAATCTAATTCTGGAGGAAGTGTTTCTGCAAAGTAA
- a CDS encoding PadR family transcriptional regulator, whose amino-acid sequence MKIENTKAQMRKGVLEYCILSILKHGDAYTSEILSTLKSAEMIVVEGTIYPLLTRLKNAGLLTYRWEESTSGPPRKYYVLTENGGLFLKELDKTWGNLINSVNQVISKKPTTNE is encoded by the coding sequence ATGAAGATAGAAAACACAAAAGCACAAATGCGAAAAGGTGTTTTAGAGTATTGTATTTTATCCATATTAAAACATGGAGATGCATATACTTCTGAAATTCTTTCAACGCTAAAAAGTGCAGAAATGATTGTGGTTGAAGGAACCATATATCCGTTATTAACTCGTTTAAAAAATGCGGGTTTATTAACCTATAGATGGGAAGAATCAACTTCTGGACCACCAAGAAAATATTATGTTTTAACAGAAAACGGAGGCCTATTTTTAAAAGAGTTAGATAAAACATGGGGCAATTTAATAAACTCAGTAAACCAAGTAATTAGTAAAAAACCAACTACAAATGAATAA
- a CDS encoding nuclear transport factor 2 family protein: MNSFFAPFKDAILIKILLAILMFLFSLIMNAQVNEIQKYKAPNLELHNEIIKMDSIYFAAYNNCDMKTQAHLYDEKIEFFHDKGGFANDKTALLKSLKDNICNKVTRTLINGSVEVYPIKDYGAIQIGYHKFYNKEEPNAKSKPSKFIVVWKKENKNWKMTKVISLH; encoded by the coding sequence ATGAATTCATTCTTCGCGCCTTTTAAAGACGCTATACTTATAAAAATTCTTTTAGCAATTTTAATGTTTTTGTTTTCTCTTATAATGAATGCGCAGGTAAATGAAATACAAAAATATAAAGCTCCAAATTTAGAACTGCACAATGAAATTATAAAAATGGATAGTATTTATTTTGCAGCTTATAATAATTGTGACATGAAAACACAAGCTCATCTTTATGATGAAAAAATTGAATTCTTTCATGACAAAGGTGGTTTCGCTAATGATAAAACAGCCCTTTTAAAATCTTTAAAAGACAACATTTGTAATAAAGTTACAAGAACATTAATTAATGGAAGTGTAGAAGTATATCCTATAAAAGACTATGGAGCAATACAAATAGGGTATCATAAATTTTACAATAAGGAAGAACCTAATGCAAAATCTAAGCCTAGTAAGTTTATTGTAGTTTGGAAAAAAGAAAATAAAAATTGGAAAATGACTAAAGTAATTAGTCTTCATTAA
- a CDS encoding DUF4442 domain-containing protein, translated as MIFTPGKINFFNAIKLPLAFLGGVRVKSISDTEVVVSIKHRWMNQNPFNSMFWAAQGMAAEMPTGVLVMKAIKDSKSKVSMLVTHQEADFFKKATGSILFSCKGGNQIREAIQKSIKTGEGQVIVLTSEGKNKEGVVVSRFQFHWSLRVKQ; from the coding sequence ATGATATTTACTCCAGGTAAAATTAATTTTTTTAATGCTATAAAATTGCCTTTGGCCTTTTTAGGTGGCGTAAGAGTAAAATCTATTTCAGATACAGAAGTAGTGGTTTCTATAAAACATAGATGGATGAATCAAAATCCGTTTAATAGTATGTTTTGGGCAGCTCAAGGAATGGCGGCAGAAATGCCAACTGGAGTTTTAGTTATGAAAGCAATAAAAGATTCTAAGAGTAAAGTTTCTATGTTAGTTACGCATCAAGAAGCAGATTTTTTTAAAAAGGCTACAGGCAGCATTCTTTTTTCTTGTAAAGGAGGAAATCAAATTAGAGAAGCAATTCAAAAATCTATAAAAACAGGAGAAGGACAAGTTATTGTGTTAACTTCAGAAGGAAAAAATAAAGAAGGTGTTGTTGTTTCTAGATTTCAATTTCATTGGAGTTTGAGAGTGAAGCAATAA
- a CDS encoding type IX secretion system membrane protein PorP/SprF: protein MIRKINSYSKHLLLLLLIISIHQINAQREPQYTQYINNTLTYNPAYINTQEDVTFTALGRAQWAGFEGAPNTYSFSAIFPSMNKLGVGLNIIRDEIGATRQTSFSADFAYEIQLSSTIYTSFGASAGGSFLNTNYNDGNVLNPSDPFLNNRNDFDPSLGFGVMTYAENWYVGVSIPNFLKNSYYSAQNNTLIDRANLQLFILGGYIFNLNDNLKFKPAVLARVTPNLPFVMDYSANMLINNKITIGLSYRTSKIITGMFGIKLTDSFYLGYSYDSTISGLSSSNKGSNEIMLKFTIPNKIRTIKSPRFY, encoded by the coding sequence ATGATTAGAAAAATAAATAGCTATAGCAAACACCTTTTACTATTACTTTTAATAATTAGTATACACCAAATAAATGCACAACGCGAACCTCAATACACGCAGTATATAAACAACACATTAACTTATAATCCTGCTTATATTAATACGCAAGAAGATGTTACTTTCACAGCACTAGGAAGAGCGCAATGGGCAGGCTTTGAAGGTGCTCCAAACACCTATTCTTTCTCTGCAATTTTCCCGTCAATGAACAAATTAGGCGTAGGGTTAAATATTATACGTGATGAAATAGGTGCAACAAGACAAACTTCGTTTTCCGCAGATTTCGCTTATGAGATTCAGTTATCTTCAACAATTTACACTTCATTTGGTGCAAGCGCTGGAGGCTCTTTTTTAAATACAAACTATAACGATGGAAATGTATTAAATCCCAGTGATCCATTCTTAAATAATAGGAATGACTTTGACCCAAGTTTAGGTTTTGGTGTTATGACCTATGCAGAAAATTGGTATGTTGGAGTATCTATACCTAATTTCTTAAAAAATAGTTATTACTCAGCACAAAACAATACATTAATAGATCGTGCAAATTTACAGTTATTTATACTGGGAGGATATATATTTAACCTTAATGACAATCTAAAATTTAAACCAGCCGTTTTAGCAAGAGTAACCCCAAATCTTCCTTTTGTTATGGACTACTCAGCCAACATGTTAATTAACAACAAAATAACCATTGGTCTTTCCTACAGAACTTCTAAAATTATAACGGGTATGTTTGGAATAAAATTAACAGATTCTTTTTACTTAGGCTACTCATATGACAGTACCATTAGTGGTTTGTCTAGCTCTAATAAAGGTTCTAATGAGATTATGCTAAAATTTACAATTCCTAATAAGATTAGAACCATTAAATCTCCAAGATTTTATTAA
- a CDS encoding OmpA family protein translates to MKRNLKLMFVLLSFSFVIQSQTRIEVRAAKAYKQKNYTEAIEKYNAISTEKQLTSKQLLNLANSYYKIRDYNNAAKGYMSCISNGNTLSLRLPAYNNYLQSLKLSNSDEDSITSVINTISSILSQEVTKRYDFIKEERTKENPFSKTITSYEIKNLDINSKKSDFGVAILPDSTVMFSSSREDKSYNYIYKKIKQPFINIYKAKLKNDNSIDTLTLDKYTKSSMMHTSSPFYDSLYNRFFYTQSHKEKNKLKFKNSKSNFRIVFGFLDANKQLKKVNYYPEKTDGYSYGHPFFDKKTKRLYFTSDMPGGFGGTDIYYILMNKEGFISDPVNLGEKVNSFANEMFPSTFDNRLYFSSDLFIGKGGLDVYSSGIKNNKFEYPLRLNDSINSSADDFDYKIVPQQDQDKQKKRGYISSNRKGGKGSDDIYSFTEYKKIKQVKVSGFILQKIIDSIKIQKTSITIPKATITISKKEGKIIDTIASNKQGKYSIELPIGSDYVFKVDKKGYDGTLDTVNLTNKDDLTPVSKDFHLIKIGPITFEYDDTTITEPAKKLLKLVTDYLKKYPEDKVKLESHADARGRTAYNDTLSIKRAESVKEYLKSEKVNSDRIEIKGFGEQEIKNDCIDGVKCSDKDHKENRKTYFIFIPNDLK, encoded by the coding sequence ATGAAAAGAAACCTAAAACTAATGTTTGTCTTATTAAGCTTTTCGTTTGTAATTCAATCACAAACAAGAATAGAAGTAAGAGCGGCTAAAGCGTATAAACAGAAAAATTATACTGAAGCCATAGAGAAATACAATGCCATTTCAACGGAAAAACAACTAACCAGTAAACAACTGTTAAACCTAGCAAATAGTTATTACAAAATAAGAGATTATAACAATGCCGCTAAAGGGTATATGTCTTGTATAAGCAATGGAAACACTTTAAGTTTACGTTTACCAGCATACAATAATTATTTACAATCTTTAAAGTTATCTAATTCCGATGAAGACTCTATTACATCCGTAATAAACACAATATCAAGCATCCTTTCACAAGAAGTAACCAAAAGATATGATTTTATAAAAGAAGAACGAACAAAAGAAAACCCATTCTCTAAAACAATCACTTCGTATGAAATAAAAAATTTAGATATTAACTCTAAAAAATCTGATTTTGGGGTTGCTATTCTTCCTGACTCTACAGTAATGTTCAGCTCTTCCAGAGAAGACAAGAGCTATAATTATATTTATAAAAAGATTAAACAACCCTTTATAAATATTTACAAAGCGAAATTAAAAAACGACAACAGTATTGATACTTTGACTCTAGACAAATATACAAAAAGTTCTATGATGCATACCTCTTCTCCTTTTTATGACTCTTTATACAATCGTTTTTTTTATACACAATCACACAAAGAAAAAAATAAACTAAAATTTAAAAACTCTAAAAGCAATTTTAGAATTGTGTTTGGTTTTTTAGATGCAAATAAACAACTAAAAAAAGTAAATTATTATCCAGAAAAAACGGACGGCTATTCTTATGGGCACCCCTTTTTTGATAAAAAAACAAAACGCTTGTATTTTACCTCAGATATGCCAGGAGGATTTGGCGGTACTGATATTTATTATATCCTAATGAACAAAGAAGGCTTTATTTCTGACCCTGTAAATTTAGGTGAAAAAGTGAATAGTTTTGCCAATGAAATGTTTCCAAGTACCTTTGATAACCGCTTATATTTTTCATCGGATTTATTTATTGGAAAAGGGGGGCTAGATGTGTATTCTTCAGGAATTAAAAACAATAAATTTGAGTATCCTTTGCGTTTAAATGACTCTATAAACTCTTCTGCAGACGACTTTGATTATAAAATAGTTCCACAGCAGGATCAGGATAAACAGAAAAAAAGAGGATATATTTCCTCTAATAGAAAAGGCGGAAAAGGAAGTGATGATATTTATTCTTTCACAGAATATAAAAAAATTAAACAAGTAAAGGTATCCGGTTTCATTTTACAAAAAATAATAGATTCTATTAAGATACAGAAGACATCTATTACGATACCTAAAGCAACTATTACCATATCAAAAAAAGAAGGAAAAATAATAGATACTATAGCATCCAATAAGCAAGGGAAATACTCCATTGAATTACCAATAGGCAGTGATTATGTTTTTAAAGTAGATAAAAAAGGATATGATGGTACTTTAGACACTGTTAATTTAACAAACAAAGACGATCTTACTCCAGTTTCTAAAGATTTTCATTTGATAAAAATAGGACCTATCACTTTTGAGTATGATGATACAACTATTACCGAACCAGCAAAAAAACTATTAAAGCTTGTTACTGATTATTTAAAGAAGTACCCAGAAGACAAAGTTAAATTAGAATCACATGCAGATGCTAGAGGAAGAACTGCATATAATGACACGCTTTCTATTAAACGTGCTGAATCGGTAAAAGAATATCTAAAATCTGAAAAGGTAAATTCTGATAGAATTGAAATAAAAGGTTTTGGTGAACAAGAGATAAAGAATGACTGTATAGATGGCGTAAAGTGCAGTGATAAGGATCATAAAGAAAATAGAAAAACATATTTTATATTTATACCTAACGACCTAAAATAA
- a CDS encoding DUF4870 domain-containing protein encodes MKQNNENTNAFLIHISAFAGFLFPFGNIITPLIAWQTLKDRSPFLDKQGKEAVNFNISYSLYIFILTLSVVPFFVGSIFRNFDNFDNFNHININFNSGNIFGFVGLASIAGIVGLIKIALIIIAALKAKEGENYKYPFTIKFIK; translated from the coding sequence ATGAAACAAAACAACGAAAACACCAACGCATTTTTAATACATATTTCTGCATTTGCAGGGTTTCTATTTCCATTTGGTAATATTATTACACCTTTAATTGCATGGCAAACTTTAAAGGATAGAAGTCCTTTTTTAGATAAACAAGGCAAAGAAGCTGTAAACTTTAACATTAGTTACTCGCTATATATTTTTATTCTTACCCTATCTGTTGTTCCTTTTTTTGTAGGTTCAATTTTTAGAAACTTCGATAATTTCGACAACTTTAATCACATTAACATCAATTTTAATTCTGGAAACATATTTGGTTTTGTTGGCTTAGCTTCAATTGCAGGAATTGTAGGACTTATAAAAATAGCATTAATAATTATTGCCGCTTTAAAAGCAAAAGAAGGAGAGAATTACAAATATCCTTTTACTATAAAATTTATAAAATAA